From Pontibacter actiniarum, a single genomic window includes:
- a CDS encoding MIP/aquaporin family protein — translation MTAFTAELIGTMLLILLGNGVVANVVLKGTKGNNSGWIVITTGWALSVFTGVVIAGPYSGAHLNPAVTLALALAGKFGWHLVGGYVLAQLLGAMLGAFLVWLLYRPHFDATEDAFSQLAVFCTGPAIRHRFSNIFSEALGTFVLIFVIFYFTNPELGEQKTPIGMGSLGAIPVAFLVWAIGLSLGGTTGYAINPARDLGPRVIHALMPIKNKCHSDWGYAWVPVAGPLMGAGVAALLYLALNV, via the coding sequence ATGACAGCATTTACAGCGGAGCTTATAGGCACCATGCTTTTGATTTTGCTAGGCAACGGTGTTGTCGCCAATGTGGTCCTGAAAGGCACAAAAGGAAACAACAGCGGATGGATCGTGATTACTACCGGCTGGGCGCTGTCTGTGTTTACCGGGGTCGTGATTGCCGGGCCCTACAGTGGAGCCCACCTGAACCCAGCTGTGACGCTTGCGCTGGCACTTGCCGGCAAGTTTGGCTGGCACCTGGTGGGGGGCTACGTTTTGGCGCAGTTGTTAGGAGCTATGCTGGGGGCTTTCCTGGTCTGGCTGCTCTACCGCCCACATTTCGATGCTACAGAAGATGCTTTCAGCCAGTTGGCTGTCTTTTGCACGGGGCCTGCCATCAGGCACCGCTTCTCCAATATATTTAGCGAAGCACTGGGCACCTTCGTGCTCATCTTCGTCATCTTTTACTTTACAAACCCGGAGCTGGGAGAGCAGAAGACACCTATCGGTATGGGGTCTTTGGGGGCTATACCGGTGGCTTTTCTGGTTTGGGCGATTGGTTTGTCGCTTGGAGGTACCACCGGTTATGCCATTAACCCTGCCCGGGACCTTGGCCCCAGGGTGATCCATGCGCTGATGCCGATCAAAAACAAGTGCCACAGTGACTGGGGCTATGCCTGGGTGCCGGTGGCGGGGCCGCTGATGGGGGCAGGCGTTGCCGCTTTGCTCTACCTGGCCCTGAATGTATGA